In Bacteriovorax stolpii, a single genomic region encodes these proteins:
- a CDS encoding BMP family lipoprotein, with protein sequence MRIKNVVFSLVLLCSLNTVNAAPLKVGMVTDVGGVNDQSFNQSAWEGLQKTKKELGIKVSYQESKQDADYPANLETLYDAKNDLIWGIGFKMADAILIAAKQNPKQKYAVIDYSYGTKTPANVIGVMFKVEEGSFLAGYIAAKMSKTGTIGFIGGMSVPIIHSFQYGFKAGAKFANKKINIIEQFAESFTDAAKGKAIANQMIGKGADVVFHAAGAVGDGVIEAVKEKNKMAVGVDRDQNYLAPKNVITSSMKRVDSAIFNVVADLNKGTFKGGTTIEYGLKDGAVDIAPTTSKMVPAVLLEEVAKIKKQIIDGKIKVPSTEKNFVSFAKTVK encoded by the coding sequence ATGAGAATTAAAAATGTCGTTTTCTCACTTGTCTTACTTTGTTCACTAAACACAGTTAACGCTGCGCCACTTAAGGTTGGAATGGTCACCGATGTTGGGGGCGTAAATGATCAATCTTTCAACCAATCAGCTTGGGAAGGCCTACAAAAAACAAAAAAAGAACTGGGAATCAAAGTAAGTTACCAGGAATCTAAGCAAGATGCAGATTATCCTGCGAATCTTGAAACTCTATACGATGCTAAAAATGACCTGATCTGGGGTATCGGTTTTAAAATGGCCGACGCAATCCTAATCGCAGCCAAACAAAATCCTAAACAAAAGTACGCAGTCATCGATTACTCTTACGGCACTAAAACTCCAGCGAACGTTATCGGTGTAATGTTCAAGGTAGAAGAAGGCTCTTTCCTTGCCGGCTACATCGCTGCCAAAATGAGCAAGACCGGAACAATTGGATTCATCGGTGGGATGAGTGTTCCTATCATCCATAGCTTCCAGTACGGATTTAAGGCCGGAGCGAAATTCGCCAACAAAAAAATTAACATCATCGAACAATTTGCTGAATCTTTTACTGATGCAGCTAAAGGAAAAGCGATCGCGAACCAAATGATCGGAAAAGGCGCTGACGTTGTCTTCCACGCTGCTGGTGCAGTTGGTGACGGGGTTATTGAAGCCGTTAAAGAAAAAAACAAAATGGCAGTTGGTGTTGACCGCGACCAAAACTACCTTGCTCCAAAGAACGTTATCACTTCAAGCATGAAGAGAGTTGATTCGGCCATCTTCAACGTTGTGGCCGATTTAAACAAAGGGACATTCAAAGGTGGAACAACTATCGAGTACGGTCTAAAAGACGGTGCTGTTGATATCGCTCCAACAACTTCGAAGATGGTTCCAGCTGTTCTTCTGGAAGAAGTAGCTAAAATCAAAAAACAAATCATCGACGGAAAAATCAAAGTTCCATCGACTGAGAAAAATTTCGTAAGCTTTGCCAAGACTGTTAAATAA
- a CDS encoding ABC transporter ATP-binding protein has translation MLALELKNLTKSFGDCISYHNMYLSVETGEVHAILGENGAGKSTLMKTIYGEHQPDPGEGEMFVRGQKIKIESPAHAISLGIGMVHQHFRLVRPFTILQNIILGIEPRNFLGMIDYKTARKKIEEIIKTYSFDLDLDQKIENVSVGTQQRVEIIKTLYRNAEIIILDEPTAVLTPQEIKDFYRIIKNLKAQGKTIIIITHKLHEIKEIADRCTIIRKGAYIETVNVKVTSEEELASKMVGRKVDLKVPKTDAIPTDDIVFSIENLNVVNTKNFPVVSNFSFKLRRGEITGLAGIDGNGQSELVEALTGLRKIQSGKVMINGEDITGLSPKKIYHKKLGTIPEDRQRVGLVMDFKVKENCVLQRIDEKPFSNWGFIVGSELTRFSNELIARFDIRPADCEAKAVNLSGGNQQKIILAREIVHNPDVLIAFQPTRGLDVGAIEYVHLELIKLRDAGKAVLLISYELDEIINLSDRIGVIHKGKLWAEVSGEKLKNNPHLKEDIGLYMAGGKPV, from the coding sequence ATGCTGGCACTAGAGCTTAAGAACCTCACAAAAAGTTTCGGGGACTGTATCTCCTATCACAACATGTACCTCTCGGTGGAAACCGGCGAGGTACACGCAATTCTCGGCGAAAATGGTGCCGGTAAATCAACGTTGATGAAAACCATCTACGGCGAACACCAACCTGATCCGGGTGAAGGCGAAATGTTCGTGCGCGGGCAAAAGATTAAGATCGAATCCCCTGCTCACGCCATCTCTCTGGGAATCGGAATGGTTCATCAGCACTTCAGGTTAGTGCGTCCTTTTACCATTCTTCAAAACATTATTCTGGGGATTGAACCAAGAAACTTCCTGGGCATGATTGATTACAAAACGGCCCGCAAAAAAATCGAAGAGATCATCAAGACCTACAGCTTCGATTTAGACCTCGACCAAAAAATTGAAAACGTCAGTGTGGGAACTCAACAAAGAGTTGAGATTATCAAGACGCTTTATAGAAACGCAGAGATCATCATCCTGGATGAACCAACGGCCGTTTTAACTCCTCAGGAGATTAAAGATTTTTACCGTATCATTAAAAATCTTAAGGCCCAGGGAAAGACGATCATTATTATCACTCACAAGCTTCATGAGATTAAAGAAATCGCCGACCGCTGCACGATTATCAGAAAAGGTGCTTACATTGAAACTGTAAATGTAAAAGTGACCAGCGAAGAAGAACTCGCTTCTAAAATGGTTGGAAGAAAAGTCGACTTAAAAGTCCCTAAGACTGATGCAATCCCAACAGATGACATCGTCTTCTCAATTGAAAACCTAAACGTGGTCAACACGAAAAACTTCCCGGTGGTTTCAAACTTTAGTTTTAAACTTCGCCGTGGAGAGATTACCGGTCTTGCCGGAATCGACGGCAACGGACAAAGTGAACTGGTTGAAGCTTTAACCGGACTTCGCAAAATCCAAAGCGGAAAAGTCATGATCAACGGTGAAGACATCACCGGGCTTAGTCCTAAAAAAATCTATCATAAAAAACTTGGAACTATTCCAGAAGACCGCCAGCGCGTGGGTCTGGTTATGGATTTCAAAGTGAAAGAAAACTGTGTGCTTCAACGTATTGATGAAAAACCATTTTCAAACTGGGGTTTTATTGTTGGCAGTGAACTCACTCGTTTTTCTAATGAACTGATTGCCCGCTTCGATATCAGGCCAGCGGACTGTGAAGCAAAAGCAGTTAACCTTTCAGGTGGAAACCAGCAAAAGATCATCCTGGCCCGTGAAATCGTCCACAATCCGGATGTCCTGATTGCTTTTCAGCCAACAAGAGGTCTGGACGTTGGAGCGATTGAATACGTCCATCTGGAGTTGATTAAACTAAGAGACGCAGGAAAAGCTGTTCTTCTGATTTCTTATGAGCTTGATGAAATCATCAACCTTTCTGATCGCATCGGGGTTATCCACAAAGGAAAACTATGGGCAGAAGTTTCTGGCGAGAAACTTAAGAACAATCCACACTTAAAAGAAGACATCGGACTCTATATGGCAGGAGGAAAACCTGTATGA
- a CDS encoding ABC transporter permease, with protein sequence MKNFIISILSVVLGLLVGGLVLKLSGISPLEAYQVMWEGAFSQPNYISYIIIRSTPLILTGLSVAFAFRTGLFNIGAEGQFVIGALSATYFGYHFDFSPWIQVPLVMMLATMIASLYGGLSGFLKARFGVHEVLSTIMLNWIALYLSNYAVFIPGFRRPDTETTEFIKDSSSIGILDKWKMSDAGMEWLANHEFWHSFMRPPVNAGIFIALICVVLVWVILNKTAFGYKLKAVGFSPNAAEYAGISTKLKVTQSMMIAGALSGLAGATHVMGVSKNVAVLAAHEGYGFDGIAVALIGSNHPVGVLFSGFFLGALKYSGQKIQSTLEAPSEVIGIMIGAIIFFIAIPSIFNFVTKAWRKN encoded by the coding sequence ATGAAAAACTTTATCATCAGCATCCTTTCTGTTGTCTTAGGTCTTTTAGTTGGTGGCCTTGTCTTAAAACTATCGGGCATCTCGCCTCTTGAAGCTTATCAGGTTATGTGGGAGGGCGCTTTCTCACAACCAAACTACATTTCATACATCATTATCCGTTCAACTCCCCTGATCCTGACTGGTCTTTCTGTGGCCTTTGCTTTTAGAACAGGACTATTCAATATTGGAGCTGAAGGGCAATTTGTTATTGGTGCATTGTCGGCGACTTATTTTGGTTATCACTTTGATTTTTCACCATGGATCCAAGTTCCCCTGGTGATGATGCTCGCAACAATGATCGCTTCACTTTACGGAGGCCTTAGTGGATTTTTAAAAGCGCGCTTTGGTGTGCATGAAGTTCTTTCAACGATCATGCTTAACTGGATCGCTCTTTATCTTTCAAACTACGCTGTCTTCATTCCAGGCTTCAGACGTCCGGATACTGAAACGACAGAGTTCATTAAAGACTCAAGTAGCATCGGGATCTTAGATAAATGGAAAATGAGTGACGCAGGAATGGAATGGCTAGCTAACCACGAGTTCTGGCATTCTTTCATGAGACCACCTGTTAATGCCGGTATTTTCATCGCGCTTATTTGTGTGGTCTTAGTTTGGGTCATCCTGAATAAAACTGCCTTTGGATATAAACTTAAGGCCGTGGGTTTTAGCCCGAACGCTGCCGAATACGCAGGTATCAGTACAAAATTAAAAGTCACTCAATCAATGATGATCGCCGGAGCTCTTTCAGGGCTTGCAGGTGCCACTCACGTGATGGGAGTTTCAAAAAACGTTGCGGTCCTTGCGGCTCATGAAGGATATGGTTTTGACGGAATTGCCGTTGCCTTAATCGGATCAAACCATCCGGTGGGCGTTCTTTTCTCTGGATTTTTCCTTGGGGCCTTAAAGTACTCAGGACAAAAAATCCAATCAACTCTTGAAGCTCCTTCAGAAGTTATCGGCATCATGATTGGTGCGATTATCTTTTTTATTGCGATTCCAAGCATCTTTAACTTTGTGACTAAAGCGTGGAGGAAAAACTAA